Proteins encoded together in one Oxalobacteraceae sp. CFBP 8761 window:
- a CDS encoding response regulator produces MPDLDLSARSTASYDWSTTALGDAARWPLPLRLCSDLLLNSPLPTLLVWGPETVLVFNEAYAALAGPGYGRVPGGSVPPVMPPPLAAAGAALAAAWRGEAGVLADTALTFRRLDGNADNRFDLRLSPVRDETGTVRGVQIALAPATVQPAQEAVDDAGLRILVVEDNVDSQYLVCEMLKAFGHEADGVAHPDDALALLASQRYDVLFSDVSLPGMSGVELVQRAISDDPALSIIFASGYGDTLLRHLEFPYQSLQKPYEIDQLQDALAKVVRQPGRR; encoded by the coding sequence ATGCCCGACCTCGACCTTTCCGCCCGGAGCACCGCTTCCTACGACTGGAGCACGACCGCCCTGGGCGATGCCGCCCGCTGGCCGTTGCCGCTGCGGTTGTGCAGCGATCTGCTGCTCAATTCGCCGCTCCCGACCCTGCTGGTATGGGGACCGGAAACGGTCCTCGTGTTCAATGAGGCCTACGCAGCCCTGGCCGGCCCTGGCTATGGTCGTGTACCCGGTGGCTCGGTCCCGCCGGTCATGCCGCCGCCACTGGCTGCTGCCGGTGCGGCGCTGGCCGCAGCCTGGCGTGGTGAGGCCGGCGTGCTGGCCGACACCGCCCTGACCTTCCGCCGCCTCGACGGCAACGCAGACAACCGTTTTGACCTGCGCCTGTCCCCGGTGCGCGACGAAACCGGGACCGTGCGCGGCGTGCAGATTGCGCTGGCTCCTGCCACCGTGCAGCCGGCCCAGGAAGCGGTCGATGACGCTGGCCTGCGCATCCTGGTCGTCGAAGACAATGTCGACTCGCAATACCTGGTGTGCGAGATGCTCAAGGCCTTCGGTCACGAAGCCGATGGCGTGGCGCATCCCGACGATGCCCTGGCGCTGCTGGCGAGCCAGCGCTACGACGTGCTGTTTTCCGACGTCAGCCTGCCCGGCATGTCCGGCGTCGAACTGGTGCAGCGCGCCATCAGCGACGACCCGGCGCTGTCGATCATCTTCGCGTCGGGCTACGGCGATACGCTGCTGCGGCACCTCGAGTTCCCGTACCAGTCGCTGCAGAAACCCTATGAAATCGACCAGCTGCAGGATGCGCTGGCCAAGGTAGTGCGTCAGCCGGGCCGACGCTGA
- a CDS encoding response regulator: MSIARDVSGQDLVAAQEALQRATERMENMLESLTDGFCAVDRDWNITYINGRALQMVEPLNKRRGDLVGARLWDEFEDLHGTTVALDCVRAMEQRVTVNREFYYRRLNAWLDMRVYPSPEGLTLYFQDITARKLDQQALIDNNNRLQLAIAAGRLGDWRWDAATDRVTFGERAAEILGLPADVALAWPSLRERLQPEDRKVVRRAVLAAFSQGTDLDLECRLLPRGNLAGGAAHCVALVGRPDYASAVDGGGVLGMTGMAQDISARRAADDHLRQSEEELRALANTIPQLAWMADPDGSIVWFNERWYEYTGITPEESTGWGWKKVYDPAVLPAVLEHWDESVRTGTAFEMEFPIRGADGNFRWFLTRVEAVHDRDGRVVRWFGTNTDVDQVKRAEQALRDESHVLELLNSTGSMLASTRDLRAVMQAATDVAGGVCGARFAAFVHYGPDGEGTLYSLHTLSGTASAQFQDFAEPGASALFGPGLRTTSLQRVADLTADPVQASSALHFGLPSGQPSVRSYLTVPVMARSGELLGTLFFGHPEPNVFTERSERIVSGIAAQAAIAVDNIRLYEVASRAAEERKVLLENEREARAEAERTSQMKDEFLATLSHELRTPLSAILGWSQVLRRGSRDGADLQRGLSTIERNARAQAQLIEDLLDMSRITSGKVLLDMQTLAPGSFIDAAIETVRPAADAKGIRIERRYPEGVAIPSVAGDPGRLQQVVWNLLSNAIKFTPRDGLVTIELGYHDDQVAITIRDTGSGIAPEFITHVFERFRQGDASMTRSHGGLGLGLSIVKHLIEQHGGTVRADSAGPGQGASFTIELPAALSSMPRSSRPAGSDAGSLPDMAQATLPAAPEAAPEAVVRDMRGMSVLVVDDDRDARELIARILSDCHAKVRLAGSAQDAMAQLRASPPDLLISDLGMPDVNGLEFLAWVRALPRDAGGLIPAIALTAFARSEDRLKALEAGFSAHVSKPVEQSELMAAIGMVSTPPAVPMLAENGRGPSR, from the coding sequence ATGAGCATTGCCCGCGACGTGTCCGGCCAGGATCTGGTCGCCGCGCAAGAGGCGCTCCAGCGCGCCACCGAGCGCATGGAAAACATGCTCGAAAGCCTCACGGATGGCTTTTGTGCGGTGGACCGCGACTGGAACATCACCTATATCAATGGCCGCGCCCTGCAAATGGTCGAGCCGCTCAACAAGCGGCGTGGCGACCTGGTCGGGGCCAGGCTGTGGGATGAGTTCGAGGACCTGCACGGCACGACGGTCGCCCTTGATTGCGTGCGCGCAATGGAGCAGCGCGTTACCGTCAATCGCGAATTCTATTACCGCCGCCTGAATGCCTGGCTCGACATGCGGGTCTATCCGTCCCCCGAAGGCCTGACCCTGTACTTCCAGGACATCACGGCGCGCAAGCTCGACCAGCAGGCGCTCATCGACAACAACAACCGCCTGCAACTGGCGATCGCGGCCGGGCGCCTGGGCGACTGGCGCTGGGATGCGGCTACCGATCGCGTCACGTTCGGTGAGCGCGCGGCCGAGATCCTCGGCTTGCCCGCCGATGTTGCGCTGGCGTGGCCGAGCCTGCGCGAGCGGCTGCAACCCGAAGACCGCAAGGTCGTGCGGCGCGCCGTGCTGGCCGCCTTCTCGCAGGGCACTGACCTCGATCTCGAATGCCGGCTGCTCCCGCGCGGCAATCTGGCTGGCGGCGCCGCGCACTGCGTTGCCCTGGTCGGTCGGCCCGATTACGCCAGCGCCGTCGACGGCGGCGGCGTGCTGGGCATGACGGGCATGGCCCAGGACATCAGCGCCCGCCGCGCGGCCGACGACCACCTGCGCCAGAGCGAAGAAGAATTGCGCGCACTGGCCAACACCATTCCCCAACTGGCGTGGATGGCCGATCCGGACGGCTCGATCGTCTGGTTCAACGAGCGCTGGTACGAATACACGGGCATCACGCCCGAAGAATCGACCGGCTGGGGCTGGAAAAAAGTGTACGACCCGGCGGTGTTGCCTGCCGTGCTCGAACATTGGGATGAATCGGTGCGCACCGGCACGGCGTTCGAGATGGAATTTCCGATCCGCGGCGCCGACGGGAATTTCCGCTGGTTCCTGACGCGGGTCGAAGCCGTGCATGACCGCGACGGCCGCGTGGTGCGCTGGTTCGGCACGAATACCGACGTCGACCAGGTCAAGCGCGCCGAGCAGGCGCTGCGCGACGAATCGCACGTGCTCGAACTGCTCAACAGCACGGGCAGCATGCTGGCCTCGACGCGCGATCTGCGCGCCGTGATGCAGGCCGCCACCGATGTCGCCGGCGGCGTCTGCGGCGCGCGCTTTGCCGCTTTCGTCCACTATGGCCCGGATGGCGAAGGCACGCTGTATTCGCTGCACACGCTGTCGGGCACCGCGTCGGCCCAGTTCCAGGACTTCGCCGAACCGGGCGCCAGCGCACTGTTCGGCCCTGGCCTGCGCACGACAAGCCTGCAGCGCGTGGCCGACCTGACAGCCGATCCGGTCCAGGCCAGCAGCGCGCTGCACTTCGGCTTGCCGAGCGGCCAACCGTCGGTGCGCAGCTACCTGACCGTGCCAGTCATGGCGCGCTCGGGCGAACTGCTCGGCACGCTGTTCTTCGGGCACCCTGAACCCAACGTGTTTACCGAACGCAGTGAACGCATCGTCAGCGGCATCGCGGCGCAGGCTGCGATCGCGGTCGACAACATCCGCCTGTATGAAGTGGCCAGCCGCGCGGCTGAAGAACGCAAGGTGCTGCTCGAGAACGAGCGCGAAGCACGCGCCGAAGCCGAGCGCACCAGCCAGATGAAGGATGAATTTTTGGCCACGCTGTCGCACGAACTGCGCACGCCGCTGTCAGCCATTCTCGGCTGGTCGCAGGTGCTGCGGCGCGGCAGCCGCGATGGCGCCGACCTGCAGCGCGGTCTGTCGACGATCGAGCGCAATGCGCGCGCCCAGGCGCAGCTGATCGAAGACCTGCTCGACATGAGCCGCATCACGTCCGGCAAAGTGCTGCTCGACATGCAGACGCTGGCCCCGGGCAGCTTCATCGACGCGGCCATCGAAACGGTGCGCCCGGCAGCCGACGCCAAGGGCATCCGCATCGAGCGGCGCTATCCCGAAGGCGTCGCCATCCCGTCCGTCGCCGGCGACCCGGGGCGGCTCCAGCAAGTGGTCTGGAATCTGCTGTCGAATGCGATCAAGTTCACACCCCGCGACGGACTGGTCACGATCGAACTGGGGTATCACGATGACCAGGTGGCCATCACGATCCGCGATACCGGCTCGGGCATCGCGCCCGAATTCATCACGCACGTGTTCGAGCGTTTCCGCCAGGGTGATGCCTCGATGACACGCAGCCATGGCGGCCTGGGCCTGGGCTTGTCGATCGTGAAACACCTGATCGAACAGCATGGCGGTACCGTGCGCGCCGACAGTGCGGGCCCTGGCCAGGGCGCGAGCTTCACGATCGAACTGCCGGCGGCGCTGTCGAGCATGCCACGCTCGTCGCGGCCAGCCGGCAGCGACGCCGGCTCGCTGCCGGACATGGCGCAAGCCACCTTGCCTGCCGCCCCGGAGGCGGCGCCCGAGGCCGTGGTGCGCGACATGCGCGGCATGTCGGTGCTGGTAGTGGACGATGACCGCGACGCGCGCGAGCTGATCGCCCGCATCCTGTCCGATTGCCATGCCAAGGTGCGACTGGCCGGCAGCGCACAGGACGCCATGGCGCAGCTGCGCGCGAGCCCGCCCGACCTGTTGATCAGCGACCTCGGCATGCCCGATGTGAATGGCCTCGAGTTTCTCGCCTGGGTCCGGGCCCTGCCGCGCGACGCCGGCGGCCTGATTCCGGCCATCGCGCTGACGGCGTTTGCACGCTCCGAAGACCGCCTGAAGGCGCTCGAGGCCGGCTTCTCGGCCCATGTGTCCAAACCGGTCGAACAGAGCGAATTGATGGCGGCAATCGGCATGGTCAGCACGCCCCCCGCTGTCCCGATGCTCGCCGAAAACGGTCGCGGCCCTAGTCGATGA
- a CDS encoding diguanylate cyclase: protein MPSRQDILNAKVLVVDDSPDNIELMEEILREEGYTCVSSTMLPEQVCPLHREHNYDLILLDLQMPGLNGFQVMKGLKEIEQGGYLPVLALTAQPSFKIAALEAGARDFISKPFDLLEVHKRIHNMLEVRLLYKELAQYSKAQQELALHDALTGLPNRRLLEDRIETALQHANRTHAKAAIMYLDLDGFKAINDTYGHAYGDEILKAVSQRLLASSRKEDTVARLGGDEFMVVLGDIHGLVDAQGPAAKLVESLSEPFFINDLTLRLSTSIGISIYPDDAESVDALINIADYALYEAKRAGKNRFCSPAANRQAASKTTGAPVPAPTPELATPHR from the coding sequence ATGCCGAGCAGACAAGACATTTTGAACGCCAAAGTCCTGGTGGTAGACGATTCGCCCGACAATATCGAGCTGATGGAAGAGATATTGCGCGAAGAAGGCTACACCTGCGTCAGCTCGACCATGCTGCCGGAGCAGGTATGCCCGCTCCATCGCGAACACAATTACGATCTGATTCTGCTCGACCTGCAAATGCCAGGTCTGAATGGTTTCCAGGTCATGAAGGGCCTCAAGGAAATTGAACAGGGTGGGTATCTGCCGGTTCTGGCTCTGACGGCCCAGCCAAGTTTCAAGATTGCAGCGCTCGAAGCCGGCGCCCGCGACTTCATCAGCAAGCCATTCGACCTGCTCGAGGTGCACAAGCGCATCCACAACATGCTCGAGGTACGCCTGCTCTACAAAGAGCTGGCCCAGTACTCGAAGGCCCAGCAAGAACTCGCACTGCACGATGCCCTCACCGGCCTGCCGAACCGTCGCCTGCTGGAAGACCGCATCGAAACGGCGTTGCAGCACGCCAACCGTACCCATGCCAAGGCCGCGATCATGTATCTCGACCTGGATGGTTTCAAGGCGATCAACGATACCTATGGTCACGCGTATGGCGACGAGATCCTGAAAGCCGTGTCGCAACGATTGCTCGCCAGCTCACGCAAGGAAGACACCGTTGCCCGCCTTGGTGGCGATGAATTCATGGTCGTGCTGGGCGATATCCATGGTCTGGTCGACGCGCAGGGCCCGGCGGCCAAGCTGGTTGAATCCCTGTCCGAGCCATTCTTCATCAACGACCTGACGCTGCGCCTGTCCACGTCGATCGGCATCAGTATCTATCCGGACGATGCCGAATCGGTCGACGCCCTGATCAATATCGCCGATTACGCGCTGTACGAAGCCAAGCGCGCTGGCAAGAACCGTTTCTGCTCGCCGGCGGCCAATCGCCAGGCGGCGTCCAAAACCACCGGTGCGCCGGTGCCAGCGCCAACGCCCGAGCTGGCGACACCACATCGCTGA
- a CDS encoding hemerythrin domain-containing protein: MTKATTKKTSGPQDALELLKSQHDEVKDMFDKYEELGERANVSKKKLANEICEALIMHTSIEEEIFYPALRETSKEMEDMLDEAFVEHASAKDLIAQVQEGEPEDDYYDAKVKVLGEYVSHHVEEEEEEMFPKVRKLDLDLEAMGAEMAARRDEILATV; the protein is encoded by the coding sequence ATGACCAAAGCAACGACCAAAAAGACGAGCGGCCCGCAGGATGCGCTGGAACTGTTGAAAAGCCAGCATGACGAAGTGAAAGACATGTTCGACAAGTACGAAGAACTCGGTGAGCGCGCCAATGTCAGCAAGAAAAAGCTGGCCAATGAGATCTGCGAAGCCCTGATCATGCACACGTCGATCGAGGAAGAAATCTTCTACCCGGCGCTGCGTGAAACGTCCAAGGAAATGGAAGACATGCTCGACGAAGCCTTCGTCGAACACGCGTCGGCCAAGGACCTGATCGCACAAGTGCAAGAGGGGGAGCCGGAGGACGATTACTACGATGCCAAGGTCAAGGTGCTGGGCGAATACGTGTCGCACCACGTCGAAGAGGAAGAGGAAGAAATGTTCCCGAAAGTGCGCAAGCTCGACCTCGACCTGGAAGCCATGGGCGCTGAGATGGCCGCCCGTCGCGACGAAATTCTCGCTACGGTGTAA
- a CDS encoding histidine kinase, with the protein MTEPVPPHPDPELERLVAARTAELSDMVSWLANSWDQERRQLARQLHDSLGSSMTALTMHLALLTQRLPAEDKALRDRAAQMKLLLGGVIETNRQMQLALWNDKLEFLGLRTALAELVPEFGAEHGIQAQASLPEEDGAWSREHAVLLLRCAEEGLRNAAAHAQATRVDVILDDDGEMAMLTVRDDGVGPGADPLAAGERHGLRLLRERARTLGGNLILVRTEQGGAMLQMTLPRELPA; encoded by the coding sequence ATGACTGAACCGGTCCCACCGCATCCCGACCCGGAGCTGGAACGCCTGGTCGCGGCGCGCACTGCTGAACTCTCCGACATGGTGTCCTGGCTGGCCAACAGCTGGGATCAGGAGCGTCGCCAGCTTGCGCGCCAGTTGCACGACAGTCTGGGTTCGTCGATGACGGCCCTGACGATGCACCTCGCCCTGCTTACCCAGCGCCTGCCGGCCGAAGACAAAGCACTGCGCGACCGCGCCGCGCAAATGAAGCTTCTGCTCGGAGGCGTCATCGAGACCAACCGCCAGATGCAGCTCGCGCTGTGGAACGACAAGCTCGAATTTCTGGGGTTGCGCACCGCGCTGGCCGAGCTGGTGCCCGAATTCGGCGCCGAGCATGGCATCCAGGCGCAAGCCAGCCTGCCCGAAGAAGACGGCGCCTGGTCGCGCGAGCATGCCGTGCTGCTGCTGCGCTGCGCCGAGGAAGGTTTGCGCAACGCCGCGGCGCACGCGCAGGCCACGCGCGTGGACGTGATCCTGGATGACGATGGCGAGATGGCCATGCTGACGGTGCGCGACGATGGCGTCGGTCCCGGCGCCGATCCGCTGGCCGCCGGTGAACGCCATGGCCTGCGCCTGCTGCGCGAACGCGCCCGCACGCTCGGTGGCAACCTGATCCTGGTGCGCACCGAGCAAGGCGGCGCCATGCTGCAAATGACGCTGCCGCGCGAATTGCCGGCCTAG
- a CDS encoding NAD(P)/FAD-dependent oxidoreductase, with translation MRSDIVIVGGGAGGLELACKLGRKLGPTKVTLVDSRLYHIWKPSLHEVAAGTLDIHQEGLSYAMLAHDNGFNFVLGPMTGLDEAGQAIEIGAVYSATEHDEVLPARRLAYTSLVIAIGSTSNYFGVPGAQEHSISLNATEDAERFRLRMLRLMLAVEQQREEGRETGLDVVIIGGGATGVELAAELREASGAYARYGFARMDVKRDVRITILEGAPRILAPLPERVSNAALGLLNKRGIRVVSDCRVTAIESDKVLDANGNVYPADLCVWAAGIRAPEMLGKLGLQTARGGGLDVDSHLRVKGTQAIWSLGDCAVCIDGNGLPVPPRAQAAHQQADYLVTTFLRMDKGQPALTEPYEYRDYGSLVSVGQNTSVGSLMGSLRGASWFVQGGIARLMYASLHLMHHRAVMGITRTGLLAVARFLIRRSTPLVKLH, from the coding sequence TTGCGTAGCGATATCGTGATCGTGGGTGGCGGCGCTGGCGGTCTGGAGCTGGCATGCAAACTGGGCCGTAAACTCGGCCCGACAAAGGTGACGCTGGTCGACAGCCGCCTGTACCACATCTGGAAACCGTCGCTGCATGAAGTCGCGGCGGGCACCCTGGACATCCACCAGGAAGGTCTGTCGTACGCGATGCTCGCGCACGACAATGGATTCAATTTCGTGCTCGGTCCAATGACCGGGCTGGACGAGGCCGGCCAGGCGATCGAGATCGGGGCCGTGTATTCGGCCACCGAACACGACGAAGTGCTGCCGGCGCGTCGCCTGGCGTACACGTCGCTCGTGATCGCGATCGGCAGCACCTCGAACTACTTCGGTGTGCCGGGCGCGCAGGAACACTCGATTTCGCTGAATGCCACCGAAGACGCCGAACGCTTCCGCCTGCGCATGCTGCGCCTGATGCTGGCGGTCGAGCAGCAGCGCGAAGAGGGTCGTGAAACGGGCCTGGACGTCGTCATCATCGGTGGCGGCGCCACCGGCGTCGAGCTGGCCGCCGAACTGCGCGAAGCGTCGGGCGCGTATGCGCGCTACGGTTTTGCACGGATGGACGTCAAGCGCGACGTGCGCATCACCATTCTCGAAGGCGCGCCGCGCATCCTGGCGCCGCTTCCCGAGCGCGTGTCGAATGCGGCGCTGGGCCTGCTGAACAAGCGCGGCATCCGCGTCGTCAGCGATTGCCGCGTCACGGCGATCGAGAGCGACAAGGTGCTCGACGCCAATGGCAACGTGTACCCGGCCGACCTGTGCGTGTGGGCGGCGGGTATCCGCGCTCCAGAGATGCTCGGCAAGCTGGGCCTGCAGACTGCACGCGGCGGCGGTCTGGATGTCGATTCGCATCTGCGCGTCAAGGGTACGCAAGCCATCTGGTCGCTGGGCGACTGCGCGGTCTGCATCGACGGCAACGGCTTGCCGGTGCCGCCACGCGCGCAGGCAGCGCACCAGCAGGCCGATTATCTCGTCACGACCTTCCTGCGCATGGACAAGGGCCAGCCGGCCTTGACCGAGCCCTACGAATACCGCGACTACGGTTCGCTCGTGTCGGTTGGTCAGAACACCAGTGTCGGTAGCCTGATGGGTTCGCTTCGCGGCGCGAGCTGGTTCGTGCAGGGCGGCATCGCGCGCCTGATGTACGCCAGCCTGCACCTGATGCACCACCGCGCCGTGATGGGCATTACCCGCACGGGCTTGCTGGCAGTGGCGCGCTTCCTGATCCGGCGCAGCACGCCGCTGGTCAAGCTGCACTGA
- a CDS encoding response regulator transcription factor, with the protein MTRCVIAEDELLLQEELVKLLSEVWPDLEIVAACDDGGSALDAIASYRPEVAFLDIRMPGLSGLEVASSVLAAGLRTEIVFVTAYDQYALDAFDRGAVDYLLKPVGRERLAATVARLRDRLARGVADTTQLAALLARLQSVAPPAPRAQPLVWLTASRGVETRLILVDDVAYFQSDSKYTVVMTAEGESLLRKPIRDLLEVLDPAMFRQVHRSTIVNLRAVAGVTRDDSGKGVIRLRNRPETLTVSQPFMALFRHM; encoded by the coding sequence ATGACCCGTTGCGTGATTGCCGAAGATGAACTGCTGCTGCAGGAAGAGCTGGTCAAGCTGCTGAGCGAGGTATGGCCGGACCTCGAGATCGTCGCCGCCTGCGACGATGGCGGCAGCGCGCTCGACGCCATTGCCAGCTACCGGCCCGAGGTTGCGTTCCTCGACATCCGCATGCCGGGGCTGTCGGGTCTCGAGGTAGCCTCGAGCGTGCTGGCGGCGGGGTTGCGCACCGAGATCGTGTTCGTGACTGCGTATGATCAGTACGCGCTCGACGCCTTTGATCGGGGTGCCGTCGATTACCTGCTCAAGCCGGTCGGGCGCGAACGCCTGGCCGCGACCGTGGCCCGGCTGCGCGATCGGTTGGCGCGCGGTGTGGCGGATACGACACAGCTGGCGGCGCTGCTGGCGCGCTTGCAGAGCGTTGCGCCGCCGGCACCGCGCGCCCAGCCGCTGGTCTGGCTGACGGCCAGCCGCGGCGTCGAGACGCGCCTGATCCTGGTCGACGACGTGGCGTATTTCCAGTCAGATTCCAAATACACGGTGGTCATGACGGCCGAGGGCGAATCGCTGCTGCGCAAGCCCATCCGTGACCTGCTCGAAGTGCTCGACCCGGCCATGTTCCGGCAGGTGCACCGCTCGACGATCGTCAATCTGCGGGCCGTGGCGGGCGTCACGCGCGACGACAGCGGCAAGGGCGTCATCCGCCTGCGCAACCGGCCCGAGACGCTGACAGTCAGTCAGCCGTTCATGGCGCTCTTTCGTCACATGTAG
- a CDS encoding histidine kinase, with protein MMSSFFHHGRLVLAWSAVYLALCIFISDTVLHDIDLNIEGYVALLGFALVGWVLLIAFSHTRRVRLLAGTVNAATLANRQRRQIEIPFEAGEAFDMIDAAIRELPGVTAVDSARDSLQVRAKVERTDLYGGNASAGAALARLSTWRNQIRATITPNGDAAGSVTLICEPEDPAWIDWFLVDQGSNLENADAIVRAITRRIAERRRLETQAVRESATEKELTVARLNLLHAQVEPHFLYNTLASAQVLTRTDPARADAMLGNLIQYLRHSLPRTEDAPSTLGEELERARAYLDILAIRMGPRLALQVDVPDELRRLVFPPMMLQTLVENAIKHGLEPKPGGGTVWILARAIDNAAAVTVADDGRGFSLETAGTGIGLRNVRERLRLGYGSMASFAIVANFPSGVAATITVPLALQGAGVRSGVQP; from the coding sequence ATGATGTCGAGTTTTTTCCACCACGGTCGCCTGGTCCTTGCCTGGAGCGCGGTGTACCTGGCGCTGTGTATCTTCATCAGCGACACCGTTCTGCACGATATCGATCTGAATATCGAGGGGTATGTGGCGCTGCTCGGGTTTGCGCTGGTCGGCTGGGTGCTGCTGATCGCGTTCTCGCACACCCGCCGCGTGCGGCTGCTGGCCGGCACCGTGAATGCGGCCACGCTGGCAAACCGCCAGCGGCGCCAGATCGAGATCCCGTTCGAGGCCGGTGAAGCATTCGACATGATCGACGCCGCCATCCGCGAACTGCCGGGCGTGACCGCCGTCGACAGCGCCCGCGACAGTCTGCAGGTGCGCGCCAAGGTCGAGCGCACCGATCTGTATGGTGGCAATGCATCGGCCGGCGCGGCGCTGGCCCGCCTGTCGACCTGGCGCAACCAGATCCGCGCGACGATCACACCGAATGGCGACGCGGCCGGCAGCGTGACCTTGATCTGCGAACCGGAAGACCCGGCCTGGATCGACTGGTTCCTGGTCGACCAGGGCAGCAACCTGGAAAACGCCGACGCCATCGTGCGCGCCATCACGCGCCGCATCGCCGAGCGGCGCCGCCTCGAAACACAGGCCGTGCGCGAGAGCGCGACCGAGAAGGAATTGACGGTAGCGCGCCTGAACCTGCTGCACGCCCAGGTCGAGCCGCATTTTTTATACAACACGCTGGCCAGCGCCCAGGTGCTCACGCGCACCGATCCGGCGCGCGCCGACGCCATGCTGGGTAACCTGATCCAGTACCTGCGCCACTCGCTGCCGCGTACTGAGGATGCGCCGTCGACGCTGGGCGAAGAGCTGGAACGGGCGCGTGCCTACCTCGACATCCTGGCCATCCGCATGGGGCCGCGTCTGGCGCTGCAGGTCGACGTGCCGGACGAACTGCGCCGGCTCGTGTTTCCGCCGATGATGCTGCAGACGCTGGTCGAGAACGCCATCAAGCACGGGCTCGAACCCAAGCCGGGCGGCGGCACCGTCTGGATTCTGGCGCGCGCTATCGACAATGCCGCGGCCGTCACGGTGGCCGACGACGGCCGCGGCTTCTCGCTCGAGACGGCCGGCACCGGCATCGGCCTGCGCAATGTGCGCGAGCGCCTGCGGCTCGGCTACGGCAGCATGGCGAGCTTTGCCATCGTGGCCAATTTCCCGAGCGGCGTCGCCGCTACCATCACGGTGCCGCTGGCGCTGCAGGGCGCAGGGGTGCGGTCTGGAGTACAACCATGA
- a CDS encoding glycosyltransferase family 2 protein, giving the protein MVSVLIPAKDEAGNIGYLVDEIHHALAGHLTHEVVLVDDGSSDDTGAVFLQHCLRWGMPARLIRHATSAGQSTALWTAARHATGRFLVTIDGDCQNDPADIPALVAQGLTLSETHRHFCIAGYRTDRRDTRWKKIQSRIANAVRRRILDDGVPDTGCGLKLVPRATWLCLPYFDHMHRFVPALVKRLGGVIAIVPVRHRHRTAGVSKYTAWNRLWVGIVDMWGVSWLIHRSKLPLIDRMEVRH; this is encoded by the coding sequence CTGGTGTCGGTCCTGATTCCGGCAAAGGATGAGGCCGGCAATATCGGCTATCTGGTGGACGAAATCCACCACGCCCTGGCCGGGCATCTGACGCACGAGGTCGTGCTGGTGGACGATGGCAGCAGCGACGACACGGGCGCCGTATTCCTGCAGCATTGCCTGCGATGGGGCATGCCGGCGCGGCTGATCCGCCACGCAACCAGTGCCGGCCAGAGCACGGCCCTGTGGACCGCCGCACGGCACGCCACCGGGCGTTTTCTCGTCACCATCGACGGTGACTGCCAGAACGACCCGGCCGATATTCCGGCGCTGGTGGCACAGGGACTCACCCTGAGCGAAACCCACCGGCATTTTTGCATTGCCGGCTATCGCACCGACCGGCGCGACACGCGCTGGAAAAAAATCCAGTCGCGCATTGCCAACGCCGTACGCCGCCGCATCCTGGACGACGGGGTGCCCGATACCGGCTGCGGCCTGAAGCTCGTGCCGCGCGCCACCTGGCTGTGTCTGCCTTATTTCGACCACATGCACCGGTTCGTGCCGGCGCTGGTCAAGCGCCTGGGCGGCGTGATCGCCATCGTGCCGGTGCGCCATCGCCACCGCACGGCCGGCGTGTCGAAATACACGGCCTGGAACCGGCTGTGGGTGGGCATCGTCGACATGTGGGGCGTCAGCTGGCTGATCCACCGCAGCAAGCTGCCGCTGATCGACCGCATGGAAGTGCGGCATTGA